The DNA segment CCTGCCTCTTTTACCAGGCTTGCTGCAAGTTTATCTCCAGCTCTTACAGCTTCAATGATAGATTTAAAATCTATTTTAGAGCTATCTCCTCCGGCTAACTCCAGAATCTTAGAATCGCTGCTCTCTTTTACCCTCTCTACTGCAGAGGCTTTAAGACCCAAATCAGCCTCCCAGCGATCTAAACCTCTCCAGCGGCTCTTCTCTTCTTCTCTTAAAGTAGGTAAACCCAATTCTCCAGCACAGCCGCCAGCACCTCCATAGATTTGACCATTAATAACTATACCGCAGCCAACTCCGGAGTACATAAAGATAAGATTTTTGATATCGCTTTCAAGCTCAAACTCCCTCTCTCCAAGAGCAGCAACAGTTGCATCGTTCTCTACAAAGACAGGGATCTGAAACTTCTGCTCCAGCATATTCTTTAAAGTGGATATATATATGCTGCCCATCTGCTGGGGCCAGCGTATCGTACCCCCTTTTCTATCTACAATACCCGGTATACCTATACCGATACCTTTTATCCGGTCTCTCTCAACGTCAACTTTGGATATTATTTCTCCAATAAGATCTGACATTGCATCTATCATAGTATTCTCAGTACCTTCAGGCCGACTCTTCTTTACTTTGACCAAAACATTTGCTTTTAAATCAGAGACAACACCTATAATATTAAGAAGGTCCAAGCCTATTCCTATTATA comes from the Candidatus Kaelpia imicola genome and includes:
- a CDS encoding ROK family transcriptional regulator, translating into MVEATEVLTDRERKNFSILDLIRRKGPITRTEISKETELNIVTVSNYVNTYIQKGFVIEGGLDVSTGGRRPVVLELNPKAAYIIGIGLDLLNIIGVVSDLKANVLVKVKKSRPEGTENTMIDAMSDLIGEIISKVDVERDRIKGIGIGIPGIVDRKGGTIRWPQQMGSIYISTLKNMLEQKFQIPVFVENDATVAALGEREFELESDIKNLIFMYSGVGCGIVINGQIYGGAGGCAGELGLPTLREEEKSRWRGLDRWEADLGLKASAVERVKESSDSKILELAGGDSSKIDFKSIIEAVRAGDKLAASLVKEAGEELGVRIAYLIQIFNPEVVVIGGGIERAGSVLLDAIKKVVREKTFEEIGGQVRIVPTQLGENSVALGAVSLVIQHIFTYLMV